One Patescibacteria group bacterium genomic region harbors:
- a CDS encoding YggS family pyridoxal phosphate-dependent enzyme, translating into MSNIPQNLAAFKTELAAVCRDYGRNPAEISLVAITKNRSPAEINALLQSGVKIIGENRLQEFLAKKAEIAECEKHFVGRIQSNKAREIAREFDVIESVASVKVAKILDQSINPRFLNESVNPRVNSGVNSAIKKLPIFLQVNLARETQKDGFLEEDLEDAVKAIRELPNLKIVGLMTIGLAGDEIQTREIFEQGKALCDKFGLTQFSAGMSDDWQLAVAAGATNLRIGRRLFEN; encoded by the coding sequence ATGTCCAACATTCCCCAAAATCTCGCCGCATTTAAAACCGAGCTCGCCGCTGTTTGCCGCGATTACGGTCGAAATCCTGCCGAGATTTCGCTGGTCGCCATCACGAAAAATCGCTCGCCAGCTGAGATTAATGCACTTTTGCAAAGCGGCGTGAAAATCATTGGTGAAAATCGTTTACAGGAATTTTTGGCGAAAAAAGCTGAAATCGCAGAATGTGAAAAGCACTTTGTCGGGCGCATTCAGTCGAATAAAGCTCGCGAAATTGCGCGCGAATTCGATGTCATCGAAAGCGTCGCCAGTGTGAAAGTCGCGAAAATTTTGGATCAATCCATTAATCCTCGATTTTTAAATGAATCCGTTAACCCCCGAGTTAACTCGGGGGTTAACTCCGCCATCAAGAAACTCCCGATTTTTTTGCAAGTGAATCTCGCCCGCGAGACGCAGAAAGACGGATTTCTGGAAGAAGATTTGGAAGACGCTGTAAAGGCAATTCGCGAATTACCCAATCTGAAAATCGTCGGCTTGATGACGATCGGTCTGGCAGGAGACGAAATTCAGACGCGCGAGATTTTCGAGCAAGGCAAAGCTCTGTGCGATAAATTCGGACTCACGCAATTCTCCGCCGGCATGTCGGACGACTGGCAGCTCGCCGTCGCAGCGGGTGCGACGAACTTGAGAATTGGGAGGAGGTTGTTTGAAAATTAG
- the der gene encoding ribosome biogenesis GTPase Der, which produces MQLRVALIGRPNVGKSTLFNNLIGKHLAITAEEAGTTRDRIEREVMINRVKFILTDAGGVETASGGDLDDDIQRQVQFAIANSDLLVFMVDAKSEITAEDSHAAEMLRRTSKPVIFVANKFENDDVTNLMNFASFGFDVPLGISAIHKNGLDELKSILTKKLRKIRSEKKLKPEKTEMKIAAKVAVVGRPNVGKSSLVNKILGEKRFVVSEIPCTTRDVGDAVVEVNGQKFQLLDTAGIRRAGKIGKGIDRFATGRTLNAISDADVALLLLDGSEKVVAQDLHVAEKVLAAGCGIIIVVNKIDLWDEFETAQKTWLNDLSARFQFARWVSVVMLSAETGRHIPNLFEQILAVQAERAKQIPTPELNRFFKKIVSQHSPAQTDNAKAPPKIYYVTQLKNQRQPTFALVVNRPLAFHFSYRRFIENRLREEYGFAGVPLKIEFRERKRDARKNAERA; this is translated from the coding sequence ATGCAACTCCGCGTCGCTCTCATCGGTCGACCTAATGTCGGCAAATCCACGCTTTTCAATAATCTCATCGGCAAACATCTCGCGATTACCGCGGAGGAAGCCGGCACGACGCGCGATCGCATCGAGCGTGAGGTCATGATTAACCGCGTGAAATTCATCCTCACCGACGCTGGCGGCGTCGAGACCGCGAGTGGCGGTGATCTTGATGATGACATTCAGCGGCAGGTCCAATTCGCGATTGCGAATTCTGATTTGCTCGTTTTCATGGTCGATGCCAAATCCGAAATTACCGCTGAGGATTCGCACGCTGCCGAGATGCTGCGTCGGACATCCAAGCCGGTCATTTTCGTCGCCAATAAATTTGAGAATGACGATGTTACGAATTTAATGAATTTTGCGAGCTTCGGTTTCGATGTGCCGCTCGGGATTTCCGCGATTCACAAAAACGGACTCGACGAGCTCAAAAGCATTCTGACCAAGAAATTACGCAAAATTCGCTCAGAGAAAAAATTAAAACCGGAAAAAACTGAAATGAAAATCGCGGCGAAAGTCGCGGTCGTCGGTCGACCAAATGTCGGCAAGTCTTCGCTCGTCAACAAAATTCTCGGCGAAAAACGCTTCGTCGTCTCGGAGATTCCGTGCACGACGCGCGATGTCGGCGATGCAGTCGTCGAGGTCAATGGTCAGAAATTTCAATTGCTCGACACCGCGGGAATTCGTCGCGCGGGTAAGATTGGCAAAGGCATTGATCGTTTCGCGACTGGTCGGACATTGAATGCGATTTCGGACGCGGATGTCGCGTTGCTCTTGCTCGACGGTTCGGAAAAAGTCGTCGCGCAGGATTTGCATGTCGCCGAAAAAGTTCTCGCGGCGGGTTGTGGCATCATCATCGTCGTCAATAAAATCGATCTTTGGGATGAATTCGAAACTGCGCAAAAGACTTGGCTCAATGATCTTTCCGCGCGTTTCCAATTCGCGCGGTGGGTGAGTGTCGTGATGCTTTCCGCCGAGACTGGTCGTCACATTCCCAATCTTTTCGAACAAATTCTCGCAGTGCAGGCAGAGCGTGCGAAGCAAATTCCGACGCCAGAGCTGAATCGTTTTTTCAAAAAAATCGTCTCACAACACTCGCCGGCGCAGACCGACAACGCGAAAGCGCCGCCCAAAATTTACTATGTCACGCAGCTCAAAAATCAGAGACAGCCGACCTTCGCCCTGGTCGTGAATCGTCCGCTGGCGTTTCATTTCAGCTACCGCCGCTTCATCGAAAATCGTTTGCGTGAAGAATACGGTTTCGCGGGCGTGCCCCTCAAGATTGAATTCAGAGAGCGCAAAAGAGATGCGCGGAAGAATGCGGAGCGAGCGTAA
- a CDS encoding transposase has product MRFEEKFQLGSARLKDWDYSQDGFYFVTICSYSRANIFGEIRNDQMILGDFGKIVERCWRAIPTHFVNVNLDKFVIMPNHLHGIVVIDNPNPKNTTCLDVETLHATFLQNQNTMFLNTRKTNYYSKISPKPNSLSTVIRSFKSAVTKNIHQITPALDRVWQNNFFDHIIRDDEELNRIRDYIILNPKLWNEDKENLKLDSSTLI; this is encoded by the coding sequence GTGCGATTTGAAGAGAAATTTCAGCTCGGCTCAGCGCGCTTGAAAGATTGGGATTATTCCCAGGACGGATTTTATTTCGTCACAATTTGCTCATACAGCCGCGCAAATATTTTTGGTGAAATCAGAAACGACCAAATGATTTTGGGAGATTTCGGAAAAATCGTGGAGAGATGTTGGCGCGCTATTCCGACGCATTTTGTGAACGTAAATTTAGATAAATTCGTCATAATGCCTAATCACCTGCATGGGATTGTGGTGATTGATAATCCAAATCCCAAAAACACCACATGTTTAGATGTAGAAACGTTGCATGCAACGTTTCTACAAAATCAAAATACAATGTTTTTAAACACGCGAAAAACAAACTATTATTCCAAAATTTCACCAAAACCAAATTCTCTTTCGACGGTAATTCGATCATTCAAATCTGCCGTAACAAAAAATATTCACCAAATCACCCCTGCTCTCGACCGCGTCTGGCAAAACAATTTTTTCGACCACATCATCCGCGACGACGAAGAACTAAATCGCATCCGCGACTACATTATTTTGAATCCGAAACTTTGGAACGAGGACAAGGAAAATTTGAAACTGGATTCCAGCACGCTGATTTAA
- the pyrE gene encoding orotate phosphoribosyltransferase: MLADEIAKILLDRGAVKINPAEPFTWTSGIRAPIYCDTRALISFPDAREKILAGFLQKIAETGLTFDAVAGVATGAIAFGMLVADRLKKPYIYVRPEPRDHGTSRQVEGSLAQNSKVLVIEDLFSTAGSTVKAVAALRSEISAEVVGVIAISTYEFEKAATKLGEAEVRWWTLTNFTAIVEQLEISEAEKKAVLEFSADPASWFENQNKKT, translated from the coding sequence ATGCTCGCCGACGAAATCGCGAAAATCTTGCTCGACCGCGGGGCGGTCAAGATCAATCCCGCCGAACCATTCACCTGGACGAGCGGAATTCGTGCGCCGATTTACTGCGACACGCGCGCGCTCATTTCTTTTCCTGATGCGCGCGAAAAAATCCTCGCGGGATTTTTGCAAAAGATTGCCGAGACAGGACTCACATTCGATGCGGTCGCCGGAGTCGCGACGGGCGCAATTGCTTTTGGCATGCTCGTCGCGGATCGCCTGAAAAAACCTTATATTTATGTGCGACCCGAGCCGCGCGACCATGGTACTTCGCGGCAAGTCGAGGGTTCGCTCGCTCAGAATTCCAAAGTTCTCGTCATCGAAGATTTGTTCTCGACGGCTGGCTCGACGGTCAAAGCCGTCGCTGCGCTGCGTTCCGAAATTTCCGCAGAGGTCGTCGGCGTGATCGCAATCTCGACTTACGAATTCGAAAAAGCCGCGACCAAGCTAGGAGAGGCTGAAGTGCGCTGGTGGACTTTGACGAATTTCACGGCGATTGTCGAACAGCTCGAAATCAGCGAAGCGGAGAAAAAAGCGGTGCTCGAATTTTCCGCCGACCCGGCGAGTTGGTTCGAAAATCAGAATAAAAAAACTTAA
- the pyrF gene encoding orotidine-5'-phosphate decarboxylase yields MNPLIAKVRAIIQEKQSNLCVAADFTQCAKVLELAEKIGDEICMLKTHVDILEDFTSDFPKKLRAMADRQNFLIFEDRKFADIGNTVSLQFGGGIYHISEWADLINAHSIVGEGIIDGLKKVNKNSALILLAQMTPEGNLFDESYALKTVALAQQNSDFVVGFIGSSDRPEVLAKIRKSAGEDFLILTPGIKLQSGGDGLGQTYNTPEKAIQNGADIIIVGRGIYASADPISEAEKYRAAGWNSMRKLANE; encoded by the coding sequence TTGAACCCACTGATTGCCAAAGTTCGCGCGATTATTCAGGAGAAACAAAGCAATCTGTGCGTCGCGGCGGATTTCACGCAGTGCGCCAAAGTCCTAGAATTAGCTGAAAAAATCGGTGACGAGATTTGCATGCTTAAGACGCATGTCGACATTCTCGAAGACTTCACGTCCGATTTTCCCAAAAAATTACGCGCAATGGCTGACCGCCAAAACTTCCTGATTTTCGAAGACCGCAAATTCGCGGACATCGGCAATACCGTTTCGCTTCAATTTGGCGGCGGGATTTATCACATTTCCGAGTGGGCGGATCTGATCAATGCGCACTCAATCGTGGGCGAGGGCATCATCGACGGATTGAAAAAGGTCAATAAAAATAGTGCTTTAATCCTGCTCGCGCAGATGACACCAGAAGGTAATTTGTTTGACGAAAGTTATGCGCTGAAGACTGTCGCGCTAGCGCAGCAGAATTCCGATTTCGTCGTCGGCTTCATCGGTTCGAGTGACCGACCGGAGGTACTCGCGAAAATTCGCAAGTCTGCCGGGGAGGATTTCCTGATTCTGACTCCTGGAATAAAACTGCAAAGTGGGGGAGATGGGCTCGGACAAACTTACAATACGCCGGAAAAAGCGATTCAAAATGGCGCGGACATCATCATCGTCGGGCGCGGAATTTACGCGAGTGCCGATCCGATTAGTGAAGCGGAGAAGTACCGCGCCGCAGGCTGGAATTCAATGAGAAAATTAGCGAATGAGTAA